Proteins from one Azospirillum ramasamyi genomic window:
- a CDS encoding amino acid ABC transporter permease, with protein MLDFAILVQYGPALLRGFGVTILCWGAGSLIGMVLGFVLMLLRQIPLKPLRWVIRAYIEVIRGTPFLIQLFLLYSGGPSIGLRLEATTAGIIGLGIYGSAYFAEIFRAGYQAVPKGQVEAALSLGMSYGSILRRVIVPAMLVSTIPAIVNMLAILTKETVVLSIITVPELMYEMQTMAAETFATFETIVGMALFYWLLVEVVSRLGRRLEARVTRFLTHASPQGDSTQTATARA; from the coding sequence ATGTTGGACTTCGCCATCCTCGTCCAGTACGGCCCGGCGCTGCTGCGCGGCTTCGGCGTCACCATCCTGTGCTGGGGCGCCGGCAGCCTGATCGGCATGGTGCTGGGCTTCGTCCTGATGCTGCTGCGCCAGATCCCGCTGAAGCCGCTGCGCTGGGTCATCCGCGCCTATATCGAGGTGATCCGCGGCACGCCCTTCCTGATCCAGCTGTTCCTGCTCTACAGCGGCGGCCCGTCCATCGGCCTGCGGCTGGAGGCGACCACCGCCGGCATCATCGGCCTCGGCATCTACGGCAGCGCCTATTTCGCCGAGATCTTCCGCGCCGGCTATCAGGCGGTGCCGAAGGGACAGGTGGAGGCGGCACTCAGCCTCGGCATGTCCTACGGCTCCATCCTGCGCCGGGTGATCGTGCCGGCCATGCTGGTGTCGACCATCCCGGCCATCGTCAACATGTTGGCGATCCTGACCAAGGAGACGGTGGTGCTGTCGATCATCACCGTGCCCGAACTGATGTACGAGATGCAGACGATGGCGGCGGAGACCTTCGCCACCTTCGAGACGATCGTCGGCATGGCGCTGTTCTACTGGCTGCTGGTGGAGGTGGTGTCGCGCCTGGGCCGCCGGCTGGAGGCCCGCGTCACCCGTTTCCTGACCCATGCGTCGCCGCAGGGGGATTCGACCCAGACCGCAACCGCGAGGGCGTGA
- a CDS encoding energy-coupling factor transporter transmembrane component T family protein: MLGLYLHRESAIHRLPAGAKLGGLLLVTILVLALPGAWGALAAGAVGAAVLVAAKLPVRRVLKELRAPVVMLTLLFGFQALLAGGGWEETAVAVARFAALILLATLVTLTTRVMDMVELFERLFGLLRPVGVNPAKMALMLALAIRFIPLLGEQVREVRMAQRARGVERNIAALFVPLLVKILTMADDLTAALEARGYDPAETGTRNTSQR, translated from the coding sequence ATGCTGGGGCTCTACCTGCATCGGGAGTCGGCGATCCACCGCCTGCCGGCGGGAGCGAAGCTGGGCGGCCTGCTGCTGGTGACCATCCTGGTGCTGGCTCTGCCCGGCGCCTGGGGAGCGCTGGCCGCCGGGGCGGTCGGCGCCGCCGTGCTGGTGGCGGCGAAGCTGCCGGTCCGGCGGGTGCTGAAGGAGTTGCGGGCGCCGGTGGTCATGCTGACCCTGCTGTTCGGCTTCCAGGCGCTGCTGGCCGGCGGCGGGTGGGAGGAGACGGCGGTCGCCGTCGCCCGCTTCGCCGCCCTGATCCTGCTGGCGACACTGGTCACGCTGACCACCCGCGTCATGGACATGGTCGAGCTGTTCGAGCGGCTGTTCGGCCTGCTGCGCCCGGTCGGGGTCAATCCGGCCAAGATGGCGCTGATGCTGGCCCTGGCCATCCGCTTCATCCCCCTGCTGGGCGAGCAGGTGCGCGAGGTGCGGATGGCCCAACGCGCCCGCGGCGTCGAGCGCAACATAGCCGCCCTGTTCGTTCCGCTGCTGGTCAAGATCCTCACCATGGCCGATGATCTGACCGCCGCATTGGAAGCGCGGGGATACGATCCGGCAGAAACCGGAACCAGGAACACCTCTCAACGATAA
- a CDS encoding amino acid ABC transporter ATP-binding protein, protein MTAVSETASPPRSAAAADAVPMVSIRGVSKSFGTNEVLRDIDLTVNKSEVVCLIGPSGSGKSTLLRCINFLEVYDRGEIRIEGKLVGYTEGTPRRRLSNRDLRDLRRNVGMVFQQFNLWPHMTALENVAEALVQVRGMDKAAASAHARRMLDRVGLSAKADSYPARLSGGQQQRVAIARVIAMEPHLMLFDEPTSALDPELVGEVLQVMRDLAADGMTMVVVTHEMGFAANVADRVAFLDHGRIAAFGTPREVFHESTEPRVQQFLQTYHERNSF, encoded by the coding sequence ATGACCGCCGTTTCCGAAACCGCCTCCCCGCCCCGTTCCGCCGCCGCCGCCGATGCCGTGCCGATGGTTTCCATCCGCGGCGTCAGCAAGAGCTTCGGCACCAACGAGGTGCTGCGCGACATCGACCTGACCGTCAACAAGTCGGAGGTCGTCTGCCTGATCGGCCCCAGCGGATCGGGCAAGAGCACGCTGCTGCGCTGCATCAACTTCCTGGAGGTCTACGACCGCGGCGAGATCCGCATCGAAGGCAAGCTGGTCGGCTACACCGAAGGCACGCCGCGCCGCCGCCTGTCGAACCGCGACCTGCGGGATCTGCGGCGCAACGTCGGCATGGTGTTCCAGCAGTTCAACCTGTGGCCCCACATGACCGCGCTGGAGAATGTGGCGGAAGCCCTGGTGCAGGTCCGCGGCATGGACAAGGCCGCAGCATCCGCCCACGCCCGGCGCATGCTGGACCGGGTGGGGCTGTCCGCCAAGGCCGACAGCTATCCCGCCCGGCTGTCCGGCGGCCAGCAGCAGCGCGTCGCCATCGCCCGCGTCATCGCGATGGAACCGCACCTGATGCTGTTCGACGAGCCGACCTCTGCGCTGGATCCCGAACTGGTGGGCGAGGTGCTGCAGGTCATGCGCGATCTGGCGGCGGACGGCATGACCATGGTGGTGGTGACGCACGAGATGGGCTTTGCGGCGAATGTCGCCGACAGGGTGGCCTTCCTCGACCATGGCCGCATCGCCGCCTTCGGCACCCCGCGCGAGGTCTTCCACGAATCCACCGAACCGCGGGTGCAGCAGTTCCTTCAGACCTACCATGAGCGCAACAGCTTTTGA
- a CDS encoding amino acid ABC transporter permease encodes MKFSVIIDALPHLLGAAVTTVWVSLLGVLLGQVIGLVVCVARQSGNWAADMAGGVYVSFFRGVPLLIQLLLIYYMLPLIGIDVPPLVAAITALGLASGAYVSEIYRGALNAVPHGQSEAALALGFPGSAIWTRILLPQAFRISVPALVNELILLLKASSLISVVGVAELTRTAQTISASNYRPLEIYLAAGLIYLAINGVLALFGTLVERRLQQA; translated from the coding sequence ATGAAGTTCAGCGTCATCATCGACGCCCTTCCCCATCTGTTGGGGGCGGCCGTCACGACCGTCTGGGTCTCGCTGCTCGGCGTGCTGCTGGGACAGGTGATCGGCCTGGTCGTCTGCGTGGCGCGGCAGTCCGGCAACTGGGCGGCGGACATGGCGGGCGGCGTCTATGTCAGCTTCTTTCGCGGCGTGCCGCTGCTGATCCAGCTTCTGCTGATCTACTACATGCTGCCGCTGATCGGCATCGACGTGCCGCCGCTGGTCGCCGCCATCACCGCGCTGGGCCTCGCATCGGGCGCCTATGTATCGGAGATCTACCGCGGCGCGCTGAACGCCGTCCCGCACGGCCAATCCGAAGCGGCGCTGGCGCTGGGCTTCCCCGGATCGGCCATCTGGACGCGCATCCTGCTGCCGCAGGCCTTCCGCATCTCGGTGCCGGCCCTGGTCAACGAGCTGATCCTGCTGCTGAAGGCGTCCTCGCTGATATCGGTCGTCGGGGTGGCGGAGTTGACGCGGACCGCCCAGACCATTTCGGCCAGCAACTACCGACCGCTCGAGATCTACCTCGCGGCCGGCCTCATCTATCTGGCGATCAACGGCGTGCTGGCCCTGTTCGGCACGCTGGTCGAACGCCGCCTGCAACAGGCCTGA
- a CDS encoding energy-coupling factor ABC transporter ATP-binding protein has product MIELRSVTHAYGDRPVLHDLSLRLAERRIAILGGNGSGKSTLARLLNGLIVPTTGSVAVDGLDTRTDGRAVRQRVGFVFQNPDTQIVYPTVEEDIAFGLKARKLPKDEIARRVAGALERYGLDRYRHQPAHQMSGGEKQLLAIAGVLVLEPAYVVFDEPTTLLDLRNRRKVIELLRGLPQTVIVVTHDLDMVKDFDRALVLEDGRVVADGLPADAIPAYVERLG; this is encoded by the coding sequence ATGATCGAACTCCGGTCCGTCACCCACGCCTATGGCGACCGTCCCGTCCTGCACGATCTGTCGCTGCGGCTGGCGGAACGGCGCATCGCCATTCTCGGCGGCAACGGGTCGGGAAAGAGCACGCTGGCGCGGTTGCTGAACGGGCTGATCGTGCCGACGACCGGCAGCGTCGCCGTCGATGGACTGGACACGCGGACCGACGGACGCGCGGTGCGCCAGCGGGTCGGCTTCGTCTTCCAGAATCCGGACACCCAGATCGTCTACCCGACGGTGGAGGAGGACATCGCCTTCGGGCTGAAGGCGCGCAAGCTGCCGAAGGACGAGATCGCCCGCCGCGTGGCCGGGGCGCTGGAGCGCTACGGTCTCGACCGCTACCGCCACCAGCCGGCCCACCAGATGAGCGGCGGCGAGAAGCAGCTGCTCGCCATCGCCGGGGTGCTGGTGCTGGAGCCGGCCTACGTGGTCTTCGACGAGCCGACCACCCTGCTCGACCTGCGCAACCGCCGCAAGGTGATCGAGCTGCTGCGCGGCCTGCCGCAGACGGTGATCGTCGTCACCCATGACCTGGACATGGTGAAGGACTTCGACCGGGCGCTGGTTCTGGAGGATGGCCGCGTCGTGGCCGACGGTCTGCCGGCGGACGCCATACCCGCCTATGTGGAACGGCTCGGCTGA
- a CDS encoding class I SAM-dependent methyltransferase, producing the protein MTEPYYGQGSFSAALYDLIDGALCPESEASFYRTLAIGGGTPILDIGAGTGRLTFALAEAGHEVIGLDLSDDMLAIAHRKLEAADEAVKRRVSFIQADICQADVCALRLGRRFDLAIAPFRVFNFLLNDDDRSRFLDGLHRLLSDNGRAVLDCWGACDNDSRLRPAHRNPRVLINLEGSPFNVARTFKSNQVDQERKIAQFTVTYEILDKENRVLRSKDEVLELRWCTSEEMRALFTRHGFRVVAELGGFDATPATSPGDRIWIVEPMTHR; encoded by the coding sequence ATGACGGAGCCTTACTACGGACAGGGCAGCTTCAGTGCGGCACTGTACGACCTGATCGATGGCGCGCTGTGTCCGGAGAGTGAGGCATCATTCTATCGAACGCTCGCGATCGGCGGCGGAACGCCGATCCTGGACATCGGTGCCGGAACCGGACGGCTGACCTTCGCACTTGCCGAGGCCGGGCACGAAGTGATCGGTCTCGACCTTTCCGACGACATGCTTGCGATCGCCCACCGCAAGCTGGAGGCCGCCGACGAGGCTGTGAAGAGGCGTGTGTCATTCATTCAGGCGGATATTTGCCAGGCGGACGTTTGCGCGCTCCGCCTCGGCCGCCGCTTCGATCTCGCGATCGCTCCCTTCCGCGTCTTCAATTTTCTTTTGAACGACGACGACAGAAGCAGGTTTCTGGACGGCCTGCATCGGCTTCTGTCCGATAACGGCCGGGCCGTCCTCGATTGCTGGGGGGCCTGCGACAACGACAGCCGTCTCCGCCCGGCCCACCGGAATCCAAGGGTGCTCATCAATCTGGAGGGTTCTCCCTTCAACGTCGCCCGAACCTTCAAGAGTAATCAGGTAGATCAGGAAAGGAAGATCGCGCAATTCACCGTCACCTATGAGATATTGGACAAGGAAAATAGGGTCCTGAGAAGCAAAGATGAGGTTCTGGAATTGCGCTGGTGCACTTCGGAAGAAATGCGGGCATTGTTTACCCGCCACGGCTTCCGGGTGGTGGCGGAACTCGGCGGCTTCGATGCCACTCCGGCAACCTCCCCTGGCGACCGGATTTGGATCGTCGAGCCCATGACTCACCGGTGA
- a CDS encoding transporter substrate-binding domain-containing protein: MVRTMFKAALLGATLLVTGAAAGTAMADTLADVKKAGVLTVATEMQFPPFDFLENNEYKGVDRDLIDEVAKELGVKPKYIDLPWTSVLPGLEAKKFDLVIAPVTITKERMKRYAFTVPISEATAAIMKRTDDKSINKPEDIAGKKVGGGKGTSQLAQLKEYAQTLPTPPDVREYVDSNQSYADLAAGRIDASVNSLPNLAFAAAKRNETFTVVQPPFGKPSYFSWVGRLGDDDKSLIEAVNAALVKIQKDGRMAEIQKKWFGVSQELPTTVPEPQL, translated from the coding sequence ATGGTTCGGACGATGTTCAAGGCGGCGCTGCTCGGCGCCACTCTGCTGGTGACCGGCGCCGCCGCCGGCACGGCGATGGCCGATACGCTGGCCGACGTGAAGAAGGCCGGTGTCCTCACCGTCGCCACCGAGATGCAGTTCCCGCCGTTCGACTTCCTCGAGAACAACGAATACAAGGGCGTCGACCGCGACCTGATCGACGAGGTGGCGAAGGAACTGGGCGTCAAGCCCAAGTATATCGACCTGCCCTGGACCAGCGTCCTGCCCGGCCTGGAAGCCAAGAAGTTCGATCTGGTCATCGCCCCGGTGACGATCACGAAGGAGCGCATGAAGCGCTATGCCTTCACCGTTCCGATTTCCGAGGCGACCGCCGCGATCATGAAGCGCACCGACGACAAGAGCATCAACAAGCCGGAGGACATCGCCGGCAAGAAGGTCGGCGGCGGCAAGGGCACCTCGCAGCTGGCCCAGCTCAAGGAATACGCCCAGACCCTGCCGACCCCGCCGGACGTGCGCGAATATGTCGACAGCAACCAGTCCTACGCCGATCTGGCCGCCGGCCGCATCGACGCCTCGGTCAACTCGCTGCCGAACCTCGCCTTCGCCGCCGCCAAGCGCAATGAGACCTTCACCGTCGTCCAGCCGCCCTTCGGCAAGCCCTCCTACTTCTCGTGGGTCGGCCGCCTCGGCGATGACGACAAGAGCCTGATCGAGGCGGTCAACGCCGCGCTGGTGAAGATCCAGAAGGACGGCCGCATGGCCGAGATCCAGAAGAAGTGGTTCGGCGTCTCGCAGGAACTGCCGACCACCGTTCCGGAACCGCAGCTGTAA